The Carnobacterium divergens genome includes a window with the following:
- a CDS encoding TrkH family potassium uptake protein: MQRKKIVPYLVSRFSSIQIIVSFYFMAVLVAAILLSLPIFQKPGVHLSFIDILFTAVSTISVTGLSTIDLGETYNRGGIALLGILFQLGSLGIMMISTSFFILSKKRISLKQRQLIMTDMNQPNLSGIVRLIRNALGIIIGFQLVGGIILSLHFLGYYDSIKDALFYGFYTAVSAVTNSGADITGNSLMDFSTDYFVQLIVMFLIVVGGIGFPVLIEIKAFFKYRKKPHDLPFRFSLFTKLSVYSFLILFILGTVLIWLLESSGFFKGMNFTESAFYAMFYSVSTRNAGLVTTPISNFSDGTLLLFSVLMFIGASPSSVGGGVRTTTLAIVVLYLFSFIRSRENINIFGRRIHNDDVKKSIVVLNLSIALCFFSVLVLSVTEKHSLISIIVEVSSAFGTTGLSMGITSSLSLFGQLVIILLMFIGRVGMLYMLMLLVPKEKEDLNYLYPTEKIIIG; the protein is encoded by the coding sequence TTGCAACGTAAAAAAATAGTTCCTTATTTAGTTAGTCGTTTTTCATCTATTCAAATTATTGTGTCATTTTATTTTATGGCTGTTTTGGTTGCAGCTATTTTATTAAGCTTGCCAATTTTTCAAAAGCCTGGTGTTCATCTCTCATTCATTGATATTTTATTTACGGCAGTGAGTACGATTAGTGTAACTGGATTGAGTACCATTGATTTAGGCGAAACGTATAATCGAGGTGGAATTGCTTTGTTAGGCATTTTATTTCAGCTTGGAAGTTTAGGGATCATGATGATCTCTACCTCTTTTTTTATTTTATCAAAAAAAAGAATTTCATTGAAACAGCGTCAATTGATTATGACAGATATGAACCAACCTAATTTAAGTGGAATTGTGCGGTTGATTCGCAATGCGTTGGGTATTATCATTGGGTTTCAGTTAGTTGGTGGAATTATTCTTAGTCTGCATTTTCTGGGGTACTACGACTCAATCAAAGATGCGCTTTTTTATGGGTTTTATACGGCAGTTTCGGCAGTTACCAATTCAGGTGCTGATATTACTGGGAATTCTTTAATGGATTTTTCAACAGATTACTTTGTACAGTTAATTGTGATGTTTTTAATCGTTGTTGGTGGAATTGGTTTTCCTGTTTTAATTGAGATTAAGGCATTTTTTAAATACCGTAAAAAACCTCATGATCTGCCTTTTCGTTTTTCGTTGTTTACTAAATTATCCGTTTATTCATTTCTTATTTTATTTATTTTAGGAACGGTATTGATTTGGTTGTTGGAATCGAGTGGGTTCTTTAAAGGGATGAATTTTACAGAAAGTGCGTTTTATGCGATGTTTTATTCGGTGAGTACAAGGAACGCTGGGTTAGTAACAACCCCAATTAGCAACTTTAGCGATGGGACATTGTTATTGTTTTCTGTATTGATGTTTATCGGTGCAAGTCCGAGTTCGGTTGGTGGAGGAGTAAGAACAACCACTTTAGCAATTGTGGTGCTTTACTTGTTCTCATTTATTAGAAGTCGCGAAAACATTAATATTTTTGGACGTAGAATTCATAATGATGATGTGAAAAAATCGATCGTTGTACTGAACTTGTCGATTGCGCTTTGCTTTTTTAGTGTACTGGTTTTAAGTGTTACGGAAAAGCATAGTTTGATTTCGATTATTGTTGAAGTTTCCTCTGCGTTTGGAACTACCGGTTTGTCGATGGGCATTACGTCAAGTTTGAGCTTATTTGGTCAGTTGGTGATTATCCTTTTAATGTTTATTGGTCGAGTCGGGATGCTATACATGCTGATGTTGCTTGTTCCAAAAGAGAAAGAAGATTTAAATTATTTGTATCCGACAGAAAAAATTATTATTGGATAA